The Candidatus Zixiibacteriota bacterium genome has a window encoding:
- a CDS encoding Fur family transcriptional regulator — translation MRVEEAEVERRVERFQEAAQRAGLKLTHQRLEIFREVAASLEHPSAEAVLKALRPRMRTVSLDTVYRTLWLLNDLGLVSTLEPKRGRVRFDANLSHHHHYICVRCGLARDFESQKLNALRIPPSVKELGSIVGTHVEVHGVCSRCAKEQTTEAKSKKPKKPKGRKRSKT, via the coding sequence ATGAGAGTAGAAGAAGCCGAGGTCGAACGCCGGGTCGAGCGATTCCAGGAGGCCGCCCAGAGAGCCGGTCTCAAGCTCACCCACCAGCGGCTTGAGATCTTCCGCGAGGTCGCCGCGAGTCTGGAACATCCGAGTGCCGAGGCGGTGCTGAAGGCGCTCCGGCCCCGGATGCGCACGGTCTCGCTCGACACGGTGTACCGGACGCTCTGGCTGCTCAACGACTTGGGTCTCGTCTCGACGCTCGAGCCGAAGCGCGGGAGAGTACGCTTCGACGCCAACCTCAGCCACCACCATCACTACATCTGCGTGCGCTGCGGGCTGGCGCGCGACTTCGAGAGCCAGAAACTCAATGCCCTCCGCATCCCCCCCTCGGTGAAGGAGTTGGGCAGCATCGTCGGGACGCACGTGGAAGTACACGGCGTCTGCAGCCGTTGCGCGAAGGAGCAGACCACAGAAGCCAAGAGCAAGAAACCCAAAAAGCCGAAAGGCAGGAAGAGGAGTAAGACATGA
- the katG gene encoding catalase/peroxidase HPI: MSSEAGKSGRCPVMHGVSPNATYAGRSNRDWWPNQLNLGILHQHAPASNPMGADYDYAREFKKLDYQALKKDLLSLMTDSQGWWPADWGHYGPLLIRMAWHSAGTYRIGDGRGGASSGAQRFAPLGSWPDNANLDKARRLLWPIKRKYGKKISWADLMILAGNVALESMGFKTFGFGGGRVDVWAPEEDIYWGSEDTWLGDKRYSGDRNLENPLAAVQMGLIYVNPEGPNGNPDPIAAARDIRETFARMAMNDEETVALIAGGHTFGKTHGAGDAKHVGPEPEAAGLAEQGLGWKSSFGTGKGGDTITSGLEVIWTTTPTKWTSNFFWNLFGYEWELTKSPAGAHQWQPKGGAGAGTVPDAHDPSKRHAPSMLTTDLALRFDPAYEKISRRFMENPDQFADAFARAWFKLTHRDMGPRARYLGPEVPTEELIWQDPIPAVNHKLMDAQDIVSLKSKILASGLSVSELVYTAWSSASSFRGSDKRGGANGSRLRLAPQKDWEANQPAQLAKVLAKLEGIQKEFNAAATGGKRVSLADLIVLGGCAAVEQAAKKAGIDVEVPFAPGRMDATQEQTDVDSFAVLEPVADGFRNYLKPGLPVRAEELLVDRAQLLSLTVPEMTVLVGGMRTLGANFDRAPHGVFTKRTQTLTNDFFVNLLDMNTDWKAVSDAEAVFEGRDRATGERKWTGTRVDLIFGSNAQLRAIAEVYACDDAQEKFVRDFIAAWVKVMNLDRFDLVSSR; the protein is encoded by the coding sequence ATGAGTTCCGAAGCAGGCAAGTCGGGCCGGTGCCCGGTGATGCATGGCGTGAGTCCGAATGCGACCTATGCCGGCCGTTCGAATCGGGACTGGTGGCCGAACCAGCTCAATCTGGGCATTCTGCACCAGCACGCACCCGCATCCAACCCGATGGGAGCGGACTATGATTATGCCCGGGAGTTCAAGAAGCTCGATTATCAGGCGCTGAAGAAGGATCTGCTGTCGCTGATGACCGACTCGCAGGGCTGGTGGCCGGCGGACTGGGGCCACTACGGACCGCTGCTCATCCGTATGGCGTGGCACAGCGCCGGTACGTATCGCATCGGTGACGGCCGTGGCGGCGCGTCCTCGGGCGCGCAGCGCTTCGCTCCACTCGGCAGTTGGCCGGACAACGCCAACTTGGACAAGGCGCGCCGCCTACTCTGGCCGATCAAGAGGAAGTACGGTAAGAAGATCTCCTGGGCCGATCTGATGATCCTGGCCGGCAACGTGGCGCTGGAGTCGATGGGATTCAAGACCTTCGGATTCGGCGGCGGACGCGTGGATGTGTGGGCGCCCGAGGAGGACATCTACTGGGGCAGCGAAGACACCTGGCTGGGCGACAAGCGCTACAGCGGTGATCGCAATCTCGAAAACCCGCTGGCCGCGGTGCAGATGGGTTTGATCTACGTCAACCCGGAGGGCCCAAACGGCAACCCCGATCCGATCGCCGCGGCGCGGGATATACGCGAGACGTTCGCCCGAATGGCGATGAACGACGAGGAAACGGTGGCGCTCATCGCGGGCGGCCACACCTTCGGCAAGACCCATGGTGCCGGTGATGCGAAACACGTGGGGCCCGAACCCGAAGCGGCCGGCCTCGCGGAGCAGGGCCTGGGCTGGAAGAGCAGCTTCGGCACCGGCAAGGGGGGCGACACGATCACCAGCGGCCTGGAAGTCATCTGGACCACTACGCCGACGAAGTGGACCAGCAACTTCTTCTGGAACCTGTTCGGTTATGAATGGGAACTCACAAAGAGCCCGGCCGGTGCGCACCAATGGCAGCCGAAGGGCGGTGCCGGCGCCGGTACCGTGCCCGATGCGCACGATCCGTCGAAGCGTCACGCGCCCTCCATGCTGACCACGGACCTCGCTCTGCGGTTCGACCCGGCCTATGAGAAGATCTCGCGGCGCTTCATGGAGAACCCGGATCAGTTCGCCGATGCCTTCGCCCGAGCGTGGTTCAAACTCACGCACCGTGACATGGGCCCGCGCGCACGCTATCTCGGTCCCGAGGTACCGACCGAAGAGCTCATCTGGCAGGACCCAATCCCCGCCGTCAACCACAAGCTGATGGACGCACAGGACATCGTCTCCCTAAAAAGCAAGATCCTGGCATCAGGTCTGTCTGTCTCGGAACTGGTATACACGGCGTGGTCTTCGGCTTCGAGCTTCCGTGGCTCGGACAAGCGCGGTGGCGCCAATGGCTCACGCCTCCGTCTGGCGCCGCAAAAGGACTGGGAAGCCAACCAGCCGGCGCAACTCGCGAAAGTGCTCGCCAAGCTCGAAGGCATTCAGAAGGAGTTCAATGCCGCCGCCACCGGCGGGAAGAGAGTCTCGCTGGCGGACTTGATCGTCCTCGGTGGGTGTGCCGCGGTCGAGCAGGCGGCGAAGAAGGCCGGCATCGACGTGGAGGTGCCTTTCGCGCCCGGACGCATGGACGCGACGCAGGAGCAGACTGACGTAGACTCCTTCGCCGTACTGGAGCCCGTCGCCGATGGCTTTCGCAACTACCTCAAGCCCGGCCTGCCGGTGCGCGCCGAGGAGTTGTTGGTCGACCGCGCGCAACTGCTGAGTCTGACCGTTCCGGAGATGACCGTCCTCGTCGGCGGCATGCGCACGCTGGGCGCGAACTTCGACCGTGCGCCCCACGGTGTCTTCACGAAGCGGACGCAGACTTTGACCAACGACTTCTTCGTGAACCTGCTCGACATGAACACGGATTGGAAGGCGGTCTCGGACGCTGAAGCGGTGTTTGAGGGACGCGACCGCGCCACGGGCGAACGGAAGTGGACCGGAACCCGGGTCGATCTCATCTTCGGCTCCAACGCGCAGTTGCGCGCCATCGCCGAGGTCTATGCCTGCGACGACGCGCAGGAGAAGTTCGTGCGCGACTTCATCGCCGCGTGGGTCAAGGTGATGAACCTCGACCGCTTCGACCTGGTCTCATCGCGGTGA
- a CDS encoding 2-oxoacid:ferredoxin oxidoreductase subunit beta — protein MTASKQTTAASIKPARQDYVSDQDVRWCPGCGDYSILAQTQRMLAELGIPREKLVFVSGIGCSSRFPYYMNTYGFHTIHGRAPAIATGIKCANPDLSVWVMTGDGDGLSIGGNHMLHTLRRNVDIKIVLFNNRIYGLTKGQTSPTSEIGKVTKSTPYGSIEQPIHPVSFAVAAEATFVARAIDTETTHLQEILRRAALHKGIAFVEVLQNCNIFNDGAWEHLTAKEVRDDRLLELKHGQPLVFGKNLDKGLRLSGFRLEVVTPGPGVSESDLLVHDEKAGDSSLAYLLSRELGADFPTAIGVFRDVERPTYDGMLTRQVVDYTAKKGKGSLRDLIYSRDRWKVTSS, from the coding sequence ATGACAGCCTCCAAGCAAACGACCGCCGCCTCCATCAAGCCCGCCCGCCAGGACTACGTCTCCGACCAGGATGTCCGCTGGTGCCCCGGCTGCGGCGACTACAGCATCCTGGCCCAGACCCAACGCATGCTCGCCGAGCTCGGCATCCCCCGCGAGAAGCTGGTGTTCGTCTCCGGGATCGGTTGTTCCTCCCGATTCCCGTACTACATGAACACCTATGGCTTCCACACGATCCATGGCCGCGCGCCGGCGATTGCCACCGGGATCAAGTGCGCCAATCCCGATCTGTCGGTGTGGGTGATGACCGGCGACGGCGATGGTCTTTCCATCGGCGGCAACCACATGCTGCACACCTTGCGCCGCAACGTCGACATCAAGATCGTCCTCTTCAACAACCGCATCTACGGCCTCACCAAGGGGCAAACCTCTCCCACGTCCGAGATCGGCAAGGTCACCAAGTCGACACCATACGGCTCCATCGAGCAACCGATCCATCCTGTCTCATTCGCGGTTGCCGCCGAGGCGACATTCGTCGCCCGCGCCATCGACACCGAGACAACCCACTTGCAGGAGATCCTCCGTCGCGCCGCCCTGCACAAGGGAATCGCCTTTGTCGAGGTCCTGCAGAACTGCAACATCTTCAATGACGGCGCCTGGGAGCATCTGACCGCCAAGGAAGTCCGCGACGACCGCCTTCTGGAACTCAAGCATGGCCAGCCACTGGTCTTCGGCAAGAATCTCGACAAGGGACTGCGTTTGTCCGGCTTCCGTCTCGAAGTCGTGACGCCGGGACCGGGTGTGTCGGAATCAGATCTCCTCGTACATGACGAGAAGGCGGGCGATTCCTCTCTGGCCTATCTGCTGTCCCGTGAGCTCGGCGCCGATTTCCCCACTGCCATCGGTGTCTTCCGCGATGTCGAGCGTCCCACTTATGACGGGATGCTGACCAGACAGGTCGTCGACTACACGGCCAAAAAGGGGAAGGGCTCCCTGCGCGACCTGATCTACTCCCGCGACCGCTGGAAAGTCACAAGCTCTTAG
- a CDS encoding 2-oxoacid:acceptor oxidoreductase subunit alpha encodes MTTKSPKSRKATQPPEVVERVTIRFAGDSGDGIQLSGNQFTLATAVAGSDFGTLPDYPAEIRAPAGTLPGVSNFQISFSEKPIHTPGDMPDVLVALNPAALKVNLKDLTTGGILIVNSDNFSGTNLKKAGYAANPLEDGSLGAYRVISIPVNQLNSKALESSPLTPKERNKCRNFYALGVVYWLFDRPLEPTLNWIADKFAKLPDVVEANQTALRSGYNYADTTEIFSSHYTVRKAALPPGEYRNITGTEAMVLGLVTASQLADTPLFYGSYPITPASDMLHELARHKNFGVRTFQAEDEIAAVCATIGASYAGQIGVTGTSGPGAALKSEAVGLAVMAEVPLIIINVQRAGPSTGMPTKAEQTDLLQAAVGRNGECPVAVLAPATPADCFPTAIEAVRIAVKYMTPVYLLTDGFLANSSEPWKLPDIEHLPKITMDHTVGSSEFHPYRRDPKTLSRPWVLPGTPGLEHRIGGLEKEDVTGNVSYDPLNHERMVRLRAEKVRRIAQEIPPTEIIGEKKGQLLIVGWGSTAGTITTAVEAVRARGKKVSYVHLRHLWPFPNDLGEILKRFETALVPELNLGQLRLLLRGEYGLPVIGLNKVQGRPFQTTEIQNKIEELV; translated from the coding sequence GTGACCACAAAATCGCCCAAGAGCCGTAAGGCCACCCAACCACCGGAAGTAGTCGAACGCGTCACGATCCGTTTCGCCGGCGATTCCGGCGACGGCATCCAATTGTCCGGCAACCAGTTCACCCTGGCCACGGCGGTGGCGGGATCGGATTTTGGCACGCTCCCAGACTATCCGGCGGAGATTCGCGCCCCGGCGGGGACGCTGCCCGGTGTCTCCAACTTCCAGATCAGCTTTTCCGAAAAGCCGATCCACACGCCGGGCGACATGCCCGATGTCCTGGTGGCCTTGAATCCGGCTGCCTTGAAGGTCAATCTCAAAGACCTCACGACCGGCGGCATCCTCATCGTCAACTCCGACAACTTCTCCGGCACGAACTTGAAGAAGGCGGGGTATGCCGCCAATCCCCTGGAGGATGGTTCGCTCGGCGCCTACCGCGTGATCTCGATTCCCGTCAATCAACTGAACTCGAAGGCGCTGGAGAGCTCGCCGCTGACACCCAAGGAGCGCAACAAGTGCCGCAACTTCTACGCGCTGGGAGTCGTCTACTGGCTCTTCGATCGTCCCCTCGAACCCACGCTGAATTGGATCGCCGACAAGTTCGCCAAACTCCCGGACGTGGTCGAGGCCAATCAGACGGCGCTCCGCTCAGGATACAACTACGCGGACACGACGGAGATATTCAGCAGCCACTACACCGTGCGCAAGGCAGCGCTGCCGCCGGGTGAGTATCGCAACATCACCGGGACCGAGGCGATGGTGCTCGGTCTGGTGACCGCCTCGCAACTGGCCGATACGCCGTTGTTCTATGGCTCCTACCCGATCACACCCGCCTCCGACATGCTGCACGAGTTGGCGCGTCACAAGAACTTCGGCGTACGGACCTTCCAGGCGGAAGATGAGATCGCCGCCGTGTGCGCCACGATTGGCGCTTCCTATGCGGGGCAGATCGGCGTGACCGGAACCAGCGGCCCCGGCGCCGCACTGAAATCCGAGGCCGTCGGGCTGGCCGTGATGGCCGAGGTCCCTCTGATCATCATCAACGTGCAACGCGCCGGTCCGTCGACCGGGATGCCCACCAAAGCCGAGCAAACCGATCTGCTGCAGGCCGCAGTCGGTCGCAACGGCGAATGCCCGGTTGCGGTGCTCGCCCCCGCGACTCCCGCCGACTGCTTCCCAACGGCGATCGAAGCGGTGCGCATCGCCGTCAAATACATGACCCCGGTCTATCTGCTCACCGATGGTTTTCTGGCCAACTCCTCGGAACCGTGGAAACTGCCGGACATCGAACATCTGCCCAAGATCACGATGGACCACACCGTCGGTTCCTCCGAGTTCCATCCATACAGACGCGATCCCAAGACGCTCTCCCGACCGTGGGTTCTTCCCGGTACTCCCGGTCTGGAGCATCGGATCGGCGGGCTGGAAAAGGAAGATGTGACCGGAAATGTCAGCTATGATCCGCTCAACCATGAGCGGATGGTACGCCTGCGCGCCGAGAAGGTCCGCCGCATCGCGCAGGAGATACCGCCCACCGAGATCATCGGCGAAAAGAAGGGCCAATTGCTGATCGTCGGCTGGGGCTCGACCGCCGGTACCATCACCACGGCAGTCGAAGCGGTCCGCGCCCGGGGGAAGAAGGTTTCATACGTACACCTGCGCCACCTGTGGCCGTTCCCGAACGATTTGGGGGAAATCCTCAAGCGGTTTGAAACAGCCCTCGTCCCGGAATTGAACCTCGGCCAACTGCGCTTGTTGTTGCGCGGCGAATACGGCCTGCCGGTGATCGGCCTGAACAAGGTCCAGGGACGGCCGTTCCAGACGACCGAGATTCAGAACAAGATTGAGGAGTTGGTGTGA
- a CDS encoding acyltransferase — protein MDREEPYKIVDCNIHPTAKIFSPVNLYGCTIGRDCMVGPFTEIQRGAKIGDRTRVQSHAFICEMVTIEEDCFISHGVMFTNDRMPPLPREKWEATVVKRKAMIGTGAVLLPVVIGEGAVVGAGAVVTKNVPDYAVVVGNPARVLRMLR, from the coding sequence ATGGACCGCGAAGAACCATACAAGATCGTCGACTGCAACATCCATCCCACCGCCAAGATATTTTCCCCAGTGAATCTCTACGGATGCACGATCGGGAGAGACTGCATGGTCGGACCGTTCACCGAGATTCAGCGCGGGGCCAAGATCGGCGACCGCACGCGGGTGCAGTCACACGCCTTCATCTGCGAGATGGTGACGATTGAGGAGGACTGCTTCATCTCGCATGGTGTGATGTTCACCAACGACCGCATGCCGCCATTGCCGCGCGAGAAGTGGGAGGCGACCGTGGTCAAGCGCAAAGCGATGATCGGGACCGGGGCGGTGCTGTTGCCGGTCGTCATCGGCGAGGGCGCGGTGGTCGGCGCCGGGGCGGTGGTGACGAAGAATGTCCCCGACTACGCGGTCGTGGTCGGCAACCCGGCGCGGGTGCTGCGGATGTTGCGGTAG
- a CDS encoding 2-oxoacid:acceptor oxidoreductase family protein — MNRAEIKIAGFGGQGVIMAGIILGKAASIFDRYHATMIQSFGPEARGSACAAQLIVDEGEIAYPYVKTASILVAFNQDAYELFGPQLRPDGLLIYEEDMVKLRADRPSGWRTYAIPATRIAEEIGRALYQNVVMIGAFAGITGWLSYESVEKAVKDSIPRGTEDVNLKALQRGYDHARGLVSQPASATV; from the coding sequence ATGAATCGCGCCGAAATCAAGATTGCCGGCTTCGGCGGCCAGGGCGTCATCATGGCCGGTATCATCCTCGGCAAGGCCGCCTCGATCTTCGACCGCTACCATGCGACGATGATCCAGTCGTTCGGCCCCGAGGCGCGCGGTTCCGCCTGCGCCGCCCAGTTGATCGTCGACGAAGGCGAGATCGCCTATCCCTACGTCAAGACCGCCTCGATCCTGGTCGCCTTCAATCAGGATGCCTATGAGCTCTTCGGACCGCAGTTGCGCCCCGATGGCCTCCTCATCTACGAAGAAGATATGGTCAAGCTGCGCGCTGACCGTCCGTCCGGCTGGCGCACCTATGCCATCCCCGCCACCCGCATCGCCGAGGAGATCGGCCGCGCCCTATATCAAAATGTCGTGATGATCGGCGCCTTCGCCGGGATCACCGGCTGGCTGTCGTATGAATCGGTCGAGAAGGCGGTGAAGGACTCGATCCCCCGCGGCACCGAAGACGTGAATCTGAAAGCCCTCCAGCGCGGCTACGACCACGCGCGGGGGCTGGTGTCGCAACCTGCCTCAGCCACAGTGTAG
- a CDS encoding 2-oxoacid:ferredoxin oxidoreductase subunit beta, producing the protein MNETCSIATPSTPLVPGEHHPVEEWLRMERMPHIWCPGCGIGTSVNCFTRAVDELGIPHDQIAIVSGIGCTGRVAGYLRLDSFHTTHGRAIPFATGLKLAHPETTVVVYSGDGDLFAIGGNHFIHAARRNVDMTVICVNNFNYGMTGGQVAPTTPEWAAASTTPYGAAEKPFNLPNLAEAAGAVYVARWTVYHVRQLTKAIREAMKKPGFTFVEVIAPCPTLFGRRNRLGDGLAMYESYHTRSVVKNGADTRECALTMDSPIVCGSFVDIERPSYFVTQIGALRRSLGDRYVLPDTWKGVVG; encoded by the coding sequence ATGAACGAGACCTGTTCGATAGCGACACCGTCGACGCCGCTGGTTCCCGGTGAGCACCATCCGGTGGAGGAATGGCTGCGCATGGAGCGCATGCCGCACATCTGGTGTCCCGGCTGCGGCATCGGCACCTCGGTCAACTGCTTCACCCGTGCCGTCGATGAGCTCGGCATCCCGCACGATCAGATTGCGATCGTTTCCGGCATCGGCTGCACCGGGCGTGTCGCCGGGTATCTGCGGCTCGATTCGTTCCACACCACGCATGGCCGCGCCATTCCCTTTGCCACCGGGTTGAAACTGGCCCACCCGGAGACCACCGTCGTCGTCTACTCAGGCGATGGCGATCTCTTCGCCATCGGCGGCAACCATTTCATTCATGCGGCGCGGCGCAACGTCGACATGACCGTGATCTGCGTGAACAATTTCAACTACGGCATGACCGGCGGCCAGGTGGCACCAACCACGCCCGAATGGGCCGCGGCCTCGACAACGCCATATGGCGCCGCCGAGAAACCGTTCAATCTGCCCAACCTCGCCGAAGCCGCCGGCGCCGTCTATGTCGCCCGCTGGACCGTCTATCATGTCCGCCAACTGACCAAGGCGATTCGCGAGGCGATGAAGAAGCCGGGGTTCACCTTCGTCGAAGTGATCGCCCCATGTCCGACTCTCTTTGGACGGCGCAACCGTCTCGGCGATGGGTTGGCGATGTATGAATCGTACCACACGCGCAGCGTCGTCAAGAACGGCGCCGACACGCGTGAATGCGCGCTGACGATGGACAGTCCGATCGTTTGCGGGAGCTTCGTCGACATCGAGCGTCCGTCCTACTTCGTGACGCAGATCGGCGCGTTACGCCGGTCGCTGGGCGATCGCTATGTCCTCCCCGATACCTGGAAAGGGGTGGTGGGATGA